The DNA sequence GCTTGGCGAATCAGTAACTGTGCGCGATCGTAGTCGGACTTCACTAGATCGCCCGTAAGATAGGCTAATTGTCGCTATCGATGGGTTTCTCTCGTTGCGCTCTATCTCGCTGATGAAGGAGCGGGATAACTCGGAGCCTGCAAGCTCAGCTTGGGTTAGTCCCGCTTCTTGTCGCGCCTTGCGAACCTTTGCTCCCAATAGCAAGTCGCATCACTCTCCCATTGTGTCATCACGTCACAATATTGTACTTGTGCCACAACCTGTACAGAGTATATAGTGGAGTTGGTAAAATAATCTTGATAAACGAAAGGGGAGTGCGCGGAGTAAATACAGCCAATTAGATGCTCGGTACTTGTTGGTGCAGCAAAAGTGAAGAATCCGTGCTTTACGCAAAGGTTGATAGAGGAGAATGTATCATGCTACGCAAAATCATCATCATCTTGTGCTTGAGTGTAATAT is a window from the Bacillota bacterium genome containing:
- a CDS encoding helix-turn-helix transcriptional regulator — its product is MLLGAKVRKARQEAGLTQAELAGSELSRSFISEIERNERNPSIATISLSYGRSSEVRLRSRTVTDSPSAHIPRVRRQRRPCVCTRRLAANHPFTGYA